A portion of the Haemorhous mexicanus isolate bHaeMex1 chromosome 3, bHaeMex1.pri, whole genome shotgun sequence genome contains these proteins:
- the LOC132324378 gene encoding TOG array regulator of axonemal microtubules protein 2-like: MKKKVLRKQDNVPLLPSTPTLQGDGSFPRSSSVTSQTATGAKRREEPLRGHGQKDRAFSDPPQSLQEALSMLGSDDWELKEKGLFNIPRLAESHPEVLLSRLHEICLAVTSEVTNLRSKVSCSAVVTLGELFAILKKDMDSEADEVAVVLFHMVQNSPEFIQKAACQSLGMMVENMTPARAMTVLMDKGVKSRYTQARKCAAELLLSLVEKMGVTKLAGTPRAERLAQVAGTLAQDCHKDTRHYGQEMVKMLVNNQKFKKILEQSLSPHDLEDILTRIKKKGMENQKGEHPSVKEPVKERNDGSKKPQATLPSSKWVKSAPGGRLLHHPKAQVTSPAAVEGRESLQKLYHLLEAKGFQARMEGVALLLDLCKTSPQLISTNIVQIFDYFVLRINDTHKKVKQKALEVLAEIIGLLEDALNPVMVRLVEGITKNLNSKDPGVRAAAVNALDKSVAHLDELSMMKELSHQWSQLSGQALLEVTERITDLVEWVYARSPEVVQRYALPVLWSCLENKALPVRSANVCAVVTKLACALCEVMGTQLIKCAESKPPHVQENLSSLLGW, encoded by the exons ATGAAGAAAAAGGTCCTCAGGAAGCAGGACAACGTGCCCTTACTGCCCAGTACACCCACCCTCCAGGGGGATGGCAGCTTCCCACGCAGCTCCTCAG TGACCTCGCAGACGGCCACTGGGGCCAAGCGACGAGAGGAGCCGCTCCGTGGGCACGGGCAGAAGGACAGAGCCTTTTCAGACCCACCGCAGTCCTTGCAGGAGGCACTCTCCATGCTGGGCAGCGACGACTG GGAACTGAAGGAGAAGGGACTCTTCAACATCCCACGCCTGGCTGAGTCCCATCCAGAAGTCCTGCTTTCCAGACTTCATGAGATTTGCTTGGCAGTTACCAGCGAG GTGACCAACCTCCGGTCCAAGgtgtcctgctctgcagttgTCACTCTGGGAGAGCTCTTTGCCATCTTGAAGAAGGACATGGACTCCGAGGCGGATGAGGTTGCTGTGGTCCTTTTCCACATGGTGCAGAACTCCCCAGAGTTTATTCAGAAGGCAGCCTGTCAGAGCCTGGGGATGATGGTAGAGAACATGACTCCTGCACGAGCAATGACTGTTCTCATGGACAAGGGAGTCAA gagcCGCTACACCCAGGCGCGGAAGTGTGCGGCCGAACTCCTCCTGTCCTTGGTGGAGAAGATGGGAGTCACCAAGCTCGcgggcacccccagggctgagagGCTGGCACAGGTGGCAGGGACACTGGCTCAGGACTGTCACAAGGACACCAG gCATTATGGACAGGAGATGGTGAAGATGTTAGTGAAtaatcaaaaatttaaaaagattttggaACAATCTCTTTCCCCACATGACCTGGAAGATATCCTGACAAGAATTAAGAAGAAA GGGATGGAAAACCAGAAGGGTGAACACCCATCTGTCAAGGAGCCGGTGAAGGAGAGGAACGATGGCTCAAAGAAGCCCCAGGCCACATTGCCTTCTAGCAAATG ggtgAAGTCTGCCCCTGGTGGACGCCTCCTCCACCATCCTAAAGCCCAGGTCACAtcacctgcagctgtggaaggaAGGGAATCACTCCAGAAGctttaccatctcctggaagcCAAGGGGTTTCAGGCACGGATGGAAGGAGTGGCACTCCTCCTAGATCTGTGCAAAACCAGCCCCCAGCTGATCTCCACTAACATTGTCCAA atttttgattattttgtcCTGAGAATAAATGACACCCACAAGAAAGTGAAGCAGAAGGcgctggaggtgctggcagaAATCATTGGACTCCTGGAAGATGCCCTGAACCCGGTGATGGTCCGTTTGGTGGAAGGGATAACAAAGAACCTGAACTCAAAGGATCCCGGGGTTCGTGCTGCAGCTGTGAACGCACTGGACAAATCTGTTGCTCATTTGG ATGAATTATCAATGATGAAAGAGCTCAGCCACCAATGGAGCCAACTGAGTGGCCAAGCTCTGCTGGAGGTCACGGAGCGTATCACAG ATCTTGTGGAGTGGGTTTATGCCAGGAGCCCTGAAGTGGTCCAGCGCTACGCCCTGCCCGTGCTCTGGTCctgcctggagaacaaggcGCTGCCTGTCCGAAGCGCCAACGTCTGCGCTGTGGTCACCAAGCTTGCCTGTGCCCTCTGCGAGGTGATGGGCACCCAGCTGATCAAGTGTGCTGAGAGCAAGCCTCCACACGTGCAGGAAAACCTCTCCAGCCTTTTGGGCTGGTGA